A genomic window from Carboxydothermus pertinax includes:
- a CDS encoding sugar transferase: protein MDKNTKLKLLTIASVLIDAVLLNLGFVAAFLLRFGFKLPEENFIAYLTVYPWVTLAGLLLFNVYGLYQSYKRSRAEVIASTVWAIVLLLPVAMGMAFFFRGFSFPRTVFVVALILQLIIFIPWRLWLWRLEKKVFGARRLLLIGGHKEIHITRDKIKDNKIDLFEVAGKLAAPGTIEEVKEAINKYRPEVVLIGNNLPDKLKKEILLLTLSENIPVYVIPDYYDIVLSQAKLESIGDLPVFYLEGLSLPAGMQMVKRAMDVLLALVALILASPIMLLTALLIKIDSEGPIFYLQERVTENGRKFYCYKFRTMVKDAEKLTGPTLATENDPRITRVGRILRATRIDELPQLINVIKGDMSLVGPRPERPFFVEKFTDEVPEYALRLKLKSGLTGLAQVEGKYSTSFEDKLKYDLLYAKAYTPLKDLEIILHTLKVILIKDKAS, encoded by the coding sequence ATGGATAAAAATACAAAACTAAAACTTTTAACCATTGCTTCCGTTTTAATCGACGCCGTTTTATTAAACCTCGGCTTTGTAGCGGCTTTTTTGCTGCGGTTTGGTTTTAAGCTTCCTGAAGAAAACTTTATAGCTTATCTTACCGTTTACCCGTGGGTAACTTTAGCGGGGCTTTTACTTTTTAATGTGTATGGTTTATACCAGAGTTATAAACGAAGCCGGGCAGAAGTTATCGCCTCTACCGTTTGGGCAATCGTGCTTCTGCTGCCGGTAGCCATGGGCATGGCGTTCTTCTTTAGGGGCTTTTCCTTTCCGCGGACGGTTTTCGTGGTTGCCCTTATCCTGCAGCTTATAATTTTTATTCCCTGGCGGCTCTGGCTCTGGCGGCTTGAGAAAAAAGTTTTTGGAGCAAGGCGGCTTTTATTAATTGGCGGTCACAAAGAAATCCATATTACCCGGGATAAGATCAAAGATAACAAGATTGACCTCTTTGAGGTTGCGGGAAAGCTGGCAGCTCCGGGAACAATTGAGGAAGTTAAGGAAGCCATCAATAAGTATCGGCCGGAAGTGGTGCTTATCGGTAATAACCTTCCGGACAAGCTTAAAAAAGAAATATTACTTTTAACTTTGTCGGAAAATATTCCGGTGTACGTTATCCCCGATTATTATGATATCGTCCTTTCCCAGGCCAAGCTTGAATCGATAGGCGACTTACCGGTCTTTTATTTGGAAGGGCTTTCCCTGCCTGCCGGGATGCAGATGGTCAAAAGGGCGATGGATGTACTGTTGGCCTTGGTTGCTCTTATTTTGGCAAGTCCTATTATGCTACTTACTGCGCTTTTAATTAAAATTGACTCGGAAGGCCCGATATTTTATCTGCAGGAGCGCGTGACGGAAAACGGCAGGAAATTTTACTGTTATAAATTTCGTACCATGGTGAAAGATGCGGAGAAACTCACCGGACCCACATTGGCTACCGAAAACGATCCACGGATAACCCGGGTAGGAAGGATCTTACGGGCGACGAGAATTGACGAATTACCCCAGCTAATTAACGTAATAAAAGGAGACATGAGCTTAGTTGGCCCAAGGCCGGAACGTCCTTTCTTTGTCGAAAAATTTACCGATGAGGTGCCGGAGTACGCCTTACGGCTAAAACTAAAATCCGGCCTAACCGGTCTTGCCCAGGTGGAAGGGAAATACAGTACCTCTTTTGAAGACAAGCTAAAATACGACTTATTATATGCCAAAGCTTATACCCCTCTAAAAGATTTAGAAATTATCCTGCATACGTTGAAAGTCATTTTAATTAAGGATAAAGCATCTTAA
- a CDS encoding glycosyltransferase yields GFLVDEGDAKKAFHAIISLLQDGELRFKMGKRSFEIFSENYNLEKMVSSYDCLYKKLLKDTEAVFNG; encoded by the coding sequence GGGTTTTTAGTGGATGAGGGAGATGCTAAAAAGGCTTTCCACGCCATAATTTCCCTTTTACAGGATGGGGAGCTCAGGTTTAAAATGGGAAAAAGGAGTTTTGAAATCTTTAGCGAAAATTATAACCTTGAAAAAATGGTTAGTTCCTATGACTGCCTGTACAAGAAACTTTTAAAAGATACGGAGGCAGTTTTTAATGGATAA
- a CDS encoding glycosyltransferase: MNKKIKLLHLITLSEVGGAQKVLYHIVSGLNPEEYDITVMAAPGGELFSWLKDYPHIKFWPLPEMEREIVLTKDFKLLFKLIGIFKKEKFDIVHCHSTKAGIVGRIAAFFARVPVRIFTVHGWVFDLNQPLLKFLFYVWAERLAGLFGSMMVTVSREDYRKGLEYKITRKEKLYNIPNGLREIITEKGKLRKALGISDEIKIVGTVLRLAPPKDLELLLKTAEMVIRNWERVVFVVVGDGPQKEWLRAEILKRGLSEKILLLGHREDVYDLLGDFDVFTLFSRHEGLPVSILEAMAAG; this comes from the coding sequence ATGAATAAGAAAATTAAACTTTTACACCTTATTACCTTAAGTGAGGTGGGAGGAGCCCAGAAGGTTCTCTATCATATTGTAAGCGGCTTAAATCCGGAGGAGTACGATATTACGGTCATGGCGGCTCCCGGAGGAGAGTTATTTTCCTGGTTAAAAGATTATCCACATATAAAATTTTGGCCGCTACCGGAGATGGAGCGGGAAATAGTTTTAACAAAGGACTTTAAGCTATTATTTAAATTAATAGGCATTTTTAAGAAGGAAAAGTTTGATATCGTCCACTGTCACAGCACAAAAGCAGGGATAGTAGGAAGAATTGCAGCTTTTTTTGCCCGTGTTCCGGTTAGGATTTTTACCGTGCACGGTTGGGTTTTTGACTTAAATCAACCACTTCTTAAATTTCTTTTTTATGTCTGGGCGGAGCGACTGGCAGGCTTGTTTGGCAGCATGATGGTGACGGTATCCCGGGAAGATTACCGGAAAGGGCTTGAATATAAAATTACCCGGAAAGAGAAGTTATACAATATTCCCAATGGCTTGCGGGAAATTATAACAGAAAAGGGAAAGCTTCGAAAGGCACTTGGAATTAGCGATGAAATAAAAATAGTAGGAACTGTACTTCGTCTTGCCCCACCCAAGGACTTAGAGCTTCTCCTTAAAACAGCGGAGATGGTAATAAGAAACTGGGAGAGGGTTGTTTTTGTCGTAGTAGGAGATGGACCGCAAAAAGAGTGGCTTCGGGCGGAAATATTAAAAAGGGGGCTTTCGGAAAAAATCCTTCTTTTGGGACACCGGGAAGATGTTTACGATTTGTTGGGGGATTTTGATGTTTTTACGCTTTTTTCCCGGCACGAAGGCTTACCAGTTTCGATTCTTGAAGCTATGGCGGCGGGATT
- a CDS encoding SDR family oxidoreductase — protein sequence MAKFLVTGGAGFIGSHIVERLVRDGAEVIVLDDLSSGKEENLSEVLDKITFIKGNIRDLDLLRKITEDVDYILHEAAMASVPASIDDPLKCHEVNVTGTINVLLSAKENGVKRVVYAASSAVYGNNETLPKKEDMYPEPLSPYAVSKYAGELYLQVFTRIYGIEAVGLRYFNVFGPKQDPNSQYAAVIPKFIDALVKEVPPTIYGDGMQTRDFIFIDDVVEANMLALTARGASGKVFNIACGERISLIRLYKVIKEIIGVDIEPVYAEARVGDVRDSLADISLARNILGFEPKVSLEEGLKKTVEWHKRKLEIGE from the coding sequence TTGGCAAAATTCCTGGTTACCGGGGGAGCAGGTTTTATTGGATCCCATATAGTGGAAAGGTTGGTACGAGACGGAGCTGAGGTCATTGTCCTGGATGATTTATCAAGCGGTAAAGAGGAAAATCTCTCCGAAGTTTTAGATAAAATTACCTTTATTAAAGGGAATATACGGGATTTAGATTTATTAAGAAAAATAACCGAAGATGTGGATTATATTTTGCACGAAGCGGCGATGGCGTCGGTGCCGGCTTCTATCGATGATCCTTTAAAATGCCATGAAGTAAACGTTACCGGGACGATTAATGTGCTTTTATCTGCTAAAGAAAATGGAGTCAAACGGGTAGTATATGCGGCATCTTCGGCAGTTTACGGGAATAATGAAACTTTACCGAAAAAAGAAGACATGTACCCGGAGCCGCTTTCTCCCTATGCGGTTTCGAAGTATGCCGGAGAGTTATATCTTCAAGTTTTTACCCGGATTTACGGGATTGAAGCGGTGGGTCTTCGGTATTTTAATGTTTTTGGGCCCAAGCAGGATCCCAATTCCCAGTATGCGGCGGTGATTCCAAAGTTTATAGATGCTCTAGTGAAAGAGGTGCCGCCGACAATTTATGGGGATGGAATGCAAACCAGAGATTTTATTTTTATCGATGATGTGGTTGAAGCGAATATGCTGGCTTTAACCGCCCGGGGAGCCTCAGGGAAGGTATTCAATATTGCCTGCGGAGAGCGGATTAGTTTAATTAGGCTTTACAAAGTGATAAAAGAGATTATCGGTGTGGATATTGAGCCGGTATATGCTGAGGCAAGGGTTGGAGATGTCCGGGATTCCCTGGCGGATATTTCTTTGGCCCGGAATATTTTAGGGTTTGAGCCTAAGGTGAGTTTGGAAGAGGGCCTTAAAAAGACGGTTGAGTGGCATAAACGGAAGTTGGAGATTGGAGAGTAG
- a CDS encoding glycosyltransferase family 2 protein, with amino-acid sequence MNIKTAWVVPTLNRPKDIERLFNSYLKQTVKPDKVIVIDGSKDEETKMVCEKFQAQIKNLIYEHTTKLGSVTQRLLAFKYLKDIDYALFLDDDFELNDNAFEILLGKIRTLPPKTCLELNFKTISYGSEIQKLGSSKFFNFFKKIFFLPHESTEKKVLPSGGNTWLNEYELIVKDELKKVGWLSGCCMFLPVKPLLEKPDYFFNEDMQRFSGYALGEDVYLSVQLAKEGYKFYRVMNAWGIHHKAPSARPDLEKLMAAKVFNQKQIFKILKNKNHIFFFISLCGNFFLSFISCLFTKSLSPLKGVLKGIWFSFHFEKLYSHTRYKN; translated from the coding sequence ATGAATATTAAAACCGCCTGGGTTGTACCGACTTTAAATAGGCCAAAAGATATTGAGCGTTTATTTAATAGTTATCTTAAACAAACAGTAAAACCTGACAAAGTTATTGTCATTGACGGCAGCAAAGATGAGGAAACTAAAATGGTCTGTGAAAAATTTCAAGCCCAGATTAAAAACTTAATCTATGAACATACTACCAAACTTGGTTCGGTTACCCAGAGACTTTTGGCTTTTAAGTACTTAAAAGATATCGATTATGCGTTGTTTTTAGATGATGACTTTGAGTTAAATGATAATGCCTTTGAAATATTATTGGGAAAAATAAGAACCCTTCCTCCTAAAACATGCTTGGAATTAAATTTTAAAACTATTTCTTATGGTTCTGAAATTCAAAAGCTCGGTAGCTCAAAGTTTTTTAATTTCTTTAAAAAAATCTTCTTTTTACCCCATGAAAGCACTGAAAAAAAGGTACTGCCTTCGGGAGGCAATACCTGGTTAAACGAGTATGAATTAATTGTAAAAGATGAATTAAAAAAAGTTGGCTGGCTCTCCGGCTGCTGCATGTTTCTGCCTGTAAAACCACTACTTGAAAAGCCAGATTACTTCTTTAATGAAGATATGCAGCGTTTTAGCGGTTACGCCCTTGGAGAAGACGTCTACTTAAGCGTACAATTAGCCAAAGAAGGCTATAAATTTTACCGGGTAATGAACGCCTGGGGAATACACCACAAAGCTCCCTCAGCCCGGCCGGATTTGGAAAAGTTAATGGCGGCTAAGGTGTTTAATCAAAAACAAATATTTAAAATTTTAAAAAATAAAAATCATATATTTTTTTTCATTAGTTTATGCGGAAATTTTTTTCTTTCATTCATTTCATGTTTATTTACGAAATCGTTATCGCCACTTAAAGGTGTTTTAAAAGGTATTTGGTTTAGTTTTCATTTTGAAAAATTATATTCGCATACAAGGTATAAGAATTAA
- a CDS encoding class I SAM-dependent methyltransferase, protein MIRCPICGVATQISENFKKDYILCQNCFCFFINKSHIDDETENKRYFDNFYSLNFYNDKFKVMIGKIFKTIDYLLKFYNTYNFKNFEQKILRLINDKKILEIGFGEGDFLKKILDKGYNAYGLEISSSAVEKFKQKYPEYKERVFLGNIDTVNENYDVIIARAVVEHIDEQIAFFKNIKNKLNKKGLFIFSIPITNKAKRNIKYECDINFWFPYHRVIHSEDSIKLLANKVGFKIFYIHNYDYFDYRLMNLYLKNGIRDIAFYRNPYFKVNGFPNTNTFLLLCFKALFINSYTLYANIIFQNEN, encoded by the coding sequence ATGATTAGATGTCCAATTTGTGGAGTAGCTACTCAAATTAGTGAAAATTTTAAAAAAGATTATATTTTATGTCAAAATTGTTTTTGCTTTTTTATAAATAAAAGCCATATAGATGATGAAACTGAAAATAAAAGATATTTTGATAATTTCTACTCTTTAAATTTTTATAATGATAAATTTAAAGTAATGATAGGGAAAATATTTAAAACAATCGATTATTTGCTAAAATTTTACAATACATATAACTTTAAGAATTTTGAACAAAAAATTTTGAGATTAATTAATGATAAAAAAATTTTAGAGATAGGTTTTGGTGAGGGGGATTTTTTAAAGAAAATTTTAGATAAAGGGTATAATGCTTATGGATTAGAAATTTCAAGTAGTGCTGTTGAAAAATTCAAACAAAAATATCCAGAGTATAAAGAAAGAGTATTTCTTGGTAATATAGATACGGTTAATGAAAATTATGATGTAATTATTGCAAGAGCAGTTGTAGAACATATTGATGAACAAATTGCTTTTTTTAAAAATATAAAGAATAAATTAAATAAAAAAGGATTATTTATTTTTAGCATTCCAATAACAAATAAAGCAAAACGAAATATAAAATATGAATGTGATATAAATTTTTGGTTTCCCTATCATAGAGTTATTCACTCGGAAGACAGTATTAAATTACTAGCTAACAAAGTTGGGTTTAAAATCTTTTATATTCATAACTATGATTATTTCGATTACAGATTAATGAATCTTTATTTAAAAAATGGTATTCGCGACATTGCTTTTTATCGTAACCCTTATTTCAAGGTTAATGGTTTTCCAAATACTAATACGTTTTTATTACTATGTTTTAAAGCACTTTTTATTAATTCTTATACCTTGTATGCGAATATAATTTTTCAAAATGAAAACTAA
- a CDS encoding CgeB family protein → MKKYLDKIRVKLENVTKSTIGTIKYKKINSEVLIENLVDVYNLNSNKPRILYVAMKWDYGDRNRGLSFEELNFFYSLLFSGYPIIKFNFDRIIQEIGVEKTQELLFETAFLFSPDIVFHFIFKDEIQPETLQKISKKLNITTIVWFADDHWRLNSFSLQKARYYDWVCTTFDAAVPIYKENGIKNVILTQWAANQYIYRYLKLPYKYDVSFVGQPHGNRRQIVNELRVRGINVATWGYGWENGRVSVSEMILIFNQSKINLNLSNASKNININQIKGRDFEVPSCGGFLLTQHNDKLQDYFKINEEIVTYYDIDDLVYKIKYYLEHDEEREKIKISGWQRVLRDHTYEKRFSDILKIIKGNVND, encoded by the coding sequence ATGAAAAAGTATTTGGATAAAATACGTGTAAAATTAGAAAATGTTACTAAATCAACAATTGGAACAATTAAATATAAAAAGATTAATAGTGAGGTTTTAATTGAAAATTTAGTTGATGTATATAATTTAAATTCTAACAAACCAAGAATATTATATGTTGCAATGAAATGGGATTATGGTGATAGGAATCGGGGTTTGAGCTTTGAGGAATTAAATTTTTTTTATTCATTGCTTTTCTCAGGATATCCTATTATCAAATTTAATTTTGATAGAATAATTCAGGAAATAGGGGTTGAAAAAACACAAGAGCTTTTATTTGAAACAGCTTTTTTATTTTCCCCGGATATCGTTTTTCATTTTATTTTTAAGGATGAAATACAGCCGGAAACATTACAGAAAATATCTAAAAAATTAAATATAACAACAATAGTCTGGTTTGCAGATGATCATTGGCGATTAAATTCTTTTTCCTTGCAAAAAGCGCGTTATTATGATTGGGTATGTACTACATTTGATGCAGCGGTCCCTATTTATAAAGAAAATGGAATTAAAAATGTTATATTAACTCAGTGGGCAGCAAATCAATACATTTATAGATACTTAAAATTACCTTATAAATATGATGTTTCGTTTGTAGGTCAACCTCATGGTAATAGAAGACAAATAGTAAATGAATTAAGAGTAAGGGGTATAAATGTGGCTACTTGGGGATATGGATGGGAAAATGGAAGAGTTTCGGTTTCGGAAATGATTTTAATATTTAATCAAAGTAAGATAAATTTAAATTTAAGTAATGCATCAAAAAATATAAATATTAATCAAATAAAAGGTAGAGATTTTGAAGTTCCAAGTTGCGGCGGGTTCTTACTAACTCAACATAATGATAAACTGCAGGATTATTTTAAAATTAATGAAGAAATTGTTACTTATTATGATATTGATGATTTAGTTTACAAAATTAAGTATTATTTAGAGCATGATGAAGAAAGGGAAAAAATTAAGATTTCTGGATGGCAGAGAGTTTTAAGGGATCATACTTATGAAAAACGTTTTTCAGATATTTTAAAAATTATTAAGGGGAATGTAAATGATTAG